A part of Microbulbifer sp. MI-G genomic DNA contains:
- a CDS encoding NAD(P)-dependent alcohol dehydrogenase, with product MRKKNGPFTLEPLELDPPSEGEVLVRIAACGICRADLSVRDQHYPTPLPVVLGHEGAGVVEGVGKGVKTVSVGDHVLMTFAFCGQCPSCALGVIATCWHHMEMNFSGKRYSGHDWSIPAPLFQYDANGGVREQINGAFFNQSAFATHAIATEANVVVIDKSADLQTLAPLGCGFQTGAGAIMNVLRPEVGASLLVTGAGSAGLAAVMAAKIIGCDPIIILDTVDSKLRLALDLGATHVINGSKTKDAVSAVKTICPHGVAYAIEGTGNPAVFRNTVDVLQPTGVCGLIGGAPQGTEVAFDMTHLLFGRTVKGILQGGSRPKSFLPKLTKLHQQGRFPIEKLIAHYEFSNIEAAVDALSTGHVIKPVLTMQ from the coding sequence GTGCGCAAAAAAAACGGCCCGTTCACCCTTGAACCGTTGGAGCTCGATCCGCCCTCGGAAGGGGAAGTTCTGGTTCGAATCGCAGCCTGCGGTATCTGTCGTGCAGACCTGAGTGTTCGTGATCAGCACTACCCAACCCCTTTGCCGGTTGTACTAGGGCACGAGGGGGCCGGTGTGGTCGAGGGGGTTGGCAAGGGCGTTAAGACGGTTTCTGTGGGAGACCATGTTTTGATGACATTTGCCTTCTGTGGACAATGTCCAAGCTGTGCTCTCGGGGTGATCGCTACGTGCTGGCACCATATGGAAATGAACTTTTCCGGCAAGCGCTATTCCGGCCATGACTGGAGCATCCCTGCCCCATTGTTTCAGTACGATGCGAATGGGGGTGTACGCGAACAAATTAATGGTGCCTTCTTTAATCAGTCGGCTTTTGCCACCCATGCCATTGCAACAGAAGCCAACGTGGTGGTTATAGACAAGAGCGCTGACCTGCAAACACTGGCGCCTTTAGGTTGCGGGTTCCAGACCGGGGCGGGTGCAATCATGAATGTATTGCGTCCGGAAGTCGGTGCATCGCTGCTGGTTACTGGAGCGGGAAGTGCTGGCCTCGCGGCTGTAATGGCTGCAAAAATTATTGGCTGTGACCCGATCATTATTCTGGATACGGTGGATAGCAAACTGAGGCTTGCGCTGGACCTTGGGGCAACGCATGTTATCAATGGGTCCAAAACAAAGGATGCTGTGTCTGCCGTCAAGACGATTTGCCCCCATGGTGTTGCCTATGCAATTGAGGGCACAGGCAATCCCGCTGTATTCAGAAATACTGTGGATGTGTTGCAGCCCACAGGGGTTTGTGGGCTGATAGGCGGTGCGCCACAAGGCACAGAAGTTGCCTTCGATATGACCCATCTGCTCTTCGGACGAACAGTTAAGGGCATTCTTCAAGGTGGCAGCCGACCCAAGTCGTTCTTACCAAAGTTGACCAAATTGCATCAACAGGGTCGCTTTCCGATTGAGAAATTAATTGCGCACTATGAGTTTAGTAATATCGAGGCTGCAGTTGATGCTTTGAGTACAGGGCACGTGATCAAGCCCGTGCTCACCATGCAGTAG
- a CDS encoding glycoside hydrolase family 3 protein, with the protein MKQSRLASTTISATALALAFATAQAATSVEERVRGLVHKMTLAEKIGQMTQAERQHATPEDVKTYYLGAILNGGGSIPKENRRSDWVEMIRDYQAAAGGTRLGIPILYGADAVHGHNNVLGATIFPHNVALGATRNPQLARAIAAATAREVAATGIHWTFAPTLCVARDDRWGRAYECFGEDPELVSAFAGPFIRGLQGERLDGNNLAADKVLATAKHWVADGGTTYGTGDEGYAIDRGDTRLGADSLRAVHIAPYLPALKADVGSVMVSYSSVNGTKMHEHKALVTGTLKRELGFAGITLSDWSALGEIPAETNRARIVRAVNAGLDMVMEPEKWRDFITDLTAAVEAGEVSMARIDEAVTRILTTKFRAGLFEWPLPPLATAPDADHLIGHPAHRDLARQAVRESLVLLKNAGGLLPLDKKAKIFVAGDHADNIGLQSGGWTIEWQGKRGSITRGTTILDGIRALAEREVTYSPTGEGAAGHDVALIVVGEEPYAEGMGDYRPLPCSKCQPITLAKSQREMLARVQVSGVPMAVVILSGRPLMIAEDIGSWQAAVAAWLPGSEGAGVADVLFGEQAPSGKLPVTWPKSLAQLPINTGDAKYDPLFPYGFGLTYGAPSSIR; encoded by the coding sequence ATGAAACAGTCCCGATTGGCCAGCACAACCATCTCGGCCACAGCATTGGCTCTGGCTTTCGCCACAGCGCAGGCGGCGACGTCTGTGGAGGAGAGAGTCCGCGGGCTTGTGCACAAGATGACGCTGGCGGAAAAGATCGGTCAAATGACCCAGGCCGAACGTCAGCACGCCACTCCGGAGGACGTCAAAACCTATTATCTCGGTGCGATTCTCAACGGCGGCGGTTCCATTCCCAAGGAAAACCGTCGCAGTGACTGGGTTGAGATGATCCGGGACTACCAGGCGGCAGCTGGTGGCACCCGCCTTGGCATTCCGATCCTGTATGGTGCCGATGCAGTGCACGGTCATAACAATGTGTTGGGAGCCACCATCTTTCCCCACAATGTTGCCCTGGGTGCAACCCGCAATCCGCAGTTGGCGCGTGCTATTGCCGCGGCCACGGCAAGGGAAGTGGCGGCCACCGGTATTCACTGGACTTTTGCCCCCACCCTGTGTGTGGCCCGTGATGACCGCTGGGGGCGCGCCTATGAGTGCTTTGGTGAGGATCCGGAGCTGGTGTCAGCCTTCGCGGGGCCTTTCATCCGGGGATTACAGGGGGAGCGGCTCGACGGCAACAACCTGGCGGCCGACAAAGTACTCGCCACCGCCAAGCACTGGGTCGCCGATGGCGGTACCACTTACGGTACCGGTGATGAGGGCTATGCGATTGACCGCGGCGATACGCGACTGGGCGCGGACAGTCTGCGCGCAGTGCATATCGCCCCCTACCTGCCGGCACTTAAGGCCGATGTGGGCAGCGTGATGGTGTCTTACAGTAGTGTCAATGGCACCAAGATGCATGAGCACAAGGCGCTGGTAACCGGTACCCTCAAGAGAGAGCTCGGCTTTGCCGGTATCACACTCTCCGACTGGTCGGCACTCGGCGAGATTCCCGCCGAGACCAACCGCGCGCGTATTGTTCGCGCTGTTAATGCCGGCCTGGATATGGTGATGGAGCCGGAGAAATGGCGGGACTTTATCACCGACCTCACCGCAGCGGTCGAAGCCGGTGAAGTGTCCATGGCGCGTATCGACGAGGCGGTAACGCGCATCCTGACCACCAAATTTCGGGCCGGACTGTTCGAATGGCCGCTACCGCCACTGGCCACGGCGCCGGATGCAGACCATCTGATCGGGCATCCGGCACATCGCGACCTGGCGCGACAGGCGGTGCGCGAGTCTCTGGTATTGCTGAAAAATGCAGGCGGGTTGTTGCCGCTGGACAAAAAGGCAAAGATTTTTGTCGCGGGGGATCATGCCGACAACATAGGCCTGCAATCCGGTGGCTGGACCATTGAATGGCAGGGTAAGCGCGGCAGTATCACCCGCGGCACGACTATCCTCGATGGTATCCGCGCGCTGGCGGAGCGGGAAGTCACCTACAGTCCCACGGGGGAGGGGGCTGCCGGGCACGATGTCGCCCTTATTGTAGTGGGGGAGGAGCCCTATGCAGAGGGTATGGGGGATTACCGCCCGCTGCCCTGCAGTAAATGCCAACCCATCACACTCGCGAAATCCCAACGCGAAATGCTTGCGCGGGTGCAGGTCAGTGGGGTTCCCATGGCGGTTGTGATTCTTTCCGGGCGGCCGCTGATGATTGCCGAGGATATTGGGTCCTGGCAGGCTGCGGTTGCCGCCTGGTTACCCGGCAGTGAGGGCGCGGGGGTGGCCGATGTACTCTTTGGCGAGCAGGCGCCATCCGGCAAGCTGCCGGTGACCTGGCCGAAAAGTCTGGCACAGTTGCCCATCAATACCGGGGATGCGAAGTACGATCCGCTGTTTCCCTACGGCTTCGGTCTGACTTACGGCGCCCCAAGCAGTATCCGCTAA
- a CDS encoding aldehyde dehydrogenase family protein → MREYEMIVDGDIMNSGMAGALYDGAFRMASGEPIPITDKATGDVLFEGGIATPEDVTIACEKAANAQEAWAEVLPVKRGDILRRFAQLCEEHADEISKWIIRESGATQVKAQFEVTATVREAVEVASFTGQPSGYILASEHSQSSYARRVPLGVVAAITPWNSPFILAARVVLPALAMGNACVLKPDHQTPVCGGYLMAKLLEMAGVPQGVLAVLPGGGDIGAAIVENPHVKMVSFTGSTETGRKVGAAAGQNLKRVALELGGDNAAIIFEDADLDAVASAVAFGAFFHQGQICFTIGRLFVQDTIAAEYIRKLTEKTKMLNVGNPAIDRCDLGPVFNETQAARAETIMNASIKMGATVLAGGKRDGLNFTPTVLGNVTRDMPIYKEETFGPIAPVLTFKTEEEAIALANDSEYGLVASIFTANQARAMNMSKKLKTGIVHINNQTVNHEVFGPIGGMGASGNGARSGGPGAMEEFSQWQWVTVHDKVPEYSFLSQEKQGS, encoded by the coding sequence ATGAGAGAGTATGAGATGATTGTCGACGGTGATATCATGAATTCAGGCATGGCCGGCGCCCTTTATGATGGCGCTTTTCGCATGGCATCCGGGGAGCCGATTCCTATTACAGATAAGGCCACTGGTGACGTACTTTTTGAAGGCGGCATCGCAACGCCAGAAGACGTAACAATTGCCTGTGAAAAAGCCGCAAACGCACAGGAGGCATGGGCGGAAGTACTGCCTGTTAAACGTGGTGACATACTGCGTCGGTTTGCTCAGCTCTGTGAAGAACATGCGGATGAAATCAGCAAATGGATTATCCGTGAAAGCGGAGCGACCCAGGTCAAAGCTCAGTTCGAAGTAACGGCAACGGTGCGTGAAGCGGTCGAAGTCGCTTCATTCACCGGGCAGCCTTCGGGCTATATTCTGGCAAGTGAACATTCCCAGTCCAGTTATGCCCGCCGTGTGCCTTTGGGTGTGGTTGCGGCAATTACACCGTGGAATTCACCGTTCATTTTGGCCGCCCGCGTTGTGCTGCCCGCACTTGCGATGGGCAATGCCTGTGTCTTGAAACCTGACCATCAAACCCCGGTTTGTGGGGGATATCTGATGGCCAAACTGCTCGAAATGGCCGGCGTCCCCCAAGGGGTGCTGGCAGTTTTACCGGGTGGTGGAGATATTGGCGCTGCGATTGTTGAAAACCCCCATGTAAAAATGGTTTCTTTTACAGGCTCTACCGAAACCGGACGTAAGGTTGGCGCAGCGGCCGGGCAGAATCTTAAACGCGTGGCGCTGGAACTGGGTGGTGACAACGCGGCAATTATCTTCGAAGACGCGGATCTTGACGCAGTGGCTTCGGCGGTGGCTTTCGGCGCATTTTTCCATCAGGGTCAGATTTGTTTCACTATCGGGCGTCTGTTTGTGCAGGACACGATTGCAGCAGAATACATCCGCAAACTGACAGAAAAGACCAAAATGCTGAATGTTGGTAATCCCGCCATTGATCGCTGTGATCTCGGCCCGGTCTTCAACGAAACCCAAGCTGCCCGCGCCGAAACCATTATGAATGCGTCGATCAAAATGGGCGCGACAGTGCTTGCAGGCGGTAAACGCGATGGGCTCAATTTCACACCGACAGTGCTGGGCAATGTAACCAGGGATATGCCCATCTACAAGGAAGAGACCTTCGGCCCGATTGCCCCTGTCCTGACGTTTAAAACCGAAGAGGAAGCCATCGCTTTGGCCAATGACTCGGAGTACGGATTGGTCGCATCCATCTTTACCGCAAACCAGGCCCGCGCCATGAACATGAGTAAAAAGCTGAAAACCGGCATTGTTCATATCAACAACCAGACCGTAAATCATGAAGTGTTCGGCCCGATCGGCGGTATGGGTGCTTCGGGTAATGGCGCTCGCTCTGGTGGCCCCGGTGCAATGGAGGAGTTTAGCCAGTGGCAATGGGTAACCGTCCACGACAAGGTGCCGGAATATTCGTTCTTATCGCAGGAAAAACAGGGTAGCTGA
- a CDS encoding DoxX family protein, whose amino-acid sequence MVTPTIILLQLFSPFGLAFVYSNSRNNSLNFKKYAYWRLGIAFIFFFVGHLVKTEGMVEMLPSWVPFRLATVYLTGLIELLIGVALFMPKYQILAARLAIVIFVGFFPANIYTALNGTGLGGHQWGPIYLLARGPLQIILIVRAYFICIKGYNNSMQLNAKAPID is encoded by the coding sequence ATGGTAACTCCAACAATCATTCTATTACAGTTGTTCAGCCCGTTTGGTTTAGCCTTTGTTTATTCAAACTCCAGAAACAATTCTCTAAATTTTAAAAAGTATGCCTATTGGAGGTTAGGAATAGCCTTTATATTCTTCTTCGTAGGGCATCTTGTCAAAACGGAAGGAATGGTGGAAATGTTACCGTCTTGGGTTCCTTTTCGTTTAGCGACAGTCTATCTCACTGGGTTGATTGAGTTATTGATAGGTGTTGCTCTTTTTATGCCAAAATATCAAATCCTTGCTGCAAGGCTTGCAATTGTAATTTTTGTTGGTTTTTTTCCAGCAAATATTTATACAGCACTAAATGGTACTGGTCTTGGCGGGCATCAATGGGGACCTATTTATCTATTAGCGCGCGGCCCATTACAAATTATATTAATTGTACGGGCATATTTCATATGTATAAAAGGGTATAACAATTCCATGCAGTTAAACGCTAAAGCACCGATTGATTGA
- a CDS encoding MGH1-like glycoside hydrolase domain-containing protein, whose translation MRMITLCLLTFFYTGTLAANPPSKETLRSPDLPVIGIQLWSVREDLNRDFEGTLSALADMGFAAVEFAGEFGPYAGRGPELRSLLDQLGLKVSGAHIGFNDVTADTIEQTAGFYRELGAEYLIVGWDTRGWDTVGINALVTDLNRTHRQLEARGLRFGYHNHAGELSPFRDATFWDHIATNTSDTLVLQQDVGWTTAAGDDPVARVMQYPGRTLTTHYKAHCPDDIPNARSIIGEDVIDWLSLIHANVSKGGTRWIILEQETYPDGMRPLAAVRASKVGLDHYLAIYRTRLENGGHFFPTEPYRPKPLPVFSQVRDQLPRPVFARRPDYIEFYYRAWEIGFGHFTQPVTGSPLVKNFIDEAFNENIFLWDMSFSTMWGNYAHHLFPAIEGLDNFYALQMPNGEIVREIGESNGRLGVKGWSEPGTPGNLNHPMLAWAELRAYRITADRTRLARIYPALRAYRESYQQIYHPATGLYLTDKAAMDDSPRNDTLLAGVDVSAQMAIFDRWLAEMADILEKPSEALFYLRRAARYSEFLNKKLWDAQSGFYYDWGKNGKRMTMRTIAAFWPMLGGISSATQVERLIRHLNDEKSFKTAHRVPTHPKDEAGYSGDYWAGAVWAPTNTMVISGLEKYGHRDLAHEIALNHLNATTEVYKQTGTAWENYFPEKPLRGRKAKPDFIGWSGLAPITYLIEYAIGIRIDAPNNTIHWWPRELGRHGIENLRYRTASGRWNKISLVAAARKHSDAALRFSATCEQSFNLVLHGKSGTEKHTIHCTHL comes from the coding sequence ATGCGAATGATTACACTCTGTCTTTTGACTTTTTTCTATACCGGCACTCTGGCGGCGAACCCTCCCAGCAAGGAGACATTGCGCTCGCCTGATCTGCCCGTCATAGGTATACAGCTTTGGTCCGTGCGTGAAGATCTCAACCGCGACTTCGAAGGTACCCTTTCAGCACTGGCTGATATGGGCTTTGCTGCGGTGGAGTTCGCGGGAGAGTTCGGCCCCTATGCCGGTCGCGGGCCCGAATTGCGCAGCCTGCTCGATCAGCTGGGCCTGAAGGTGAGCGGCGCACATATTGGTTTTAACGATGTCACTGCAGACACCATCGAACAAACCGCAGGCTTTTACCGCGAATTGGGTGCCGAATACCTGATTGTCGGCTGGGATACCCGCGGCTGGGACACCGTTGGCATCAATGCGCTCGTCACAGACCTCAATCGCACTCATCGGCAGCTGGAAGCACGGGGTTTGCGCTTCGGGTACCACAACCACGCGGGTGAACTGTCCCCCTTTCGGGACGCCACTTTCTGGGATCATATCGCGACCAATACCTCCGACACGCTCGTGCTGCAACAGGATGTGGGCTGGACAACTGCCGCCGGGGATGATCCTGTAGCCCGGGTAATGCAGTATCCGGGGCGCACACTGACAACCCACTACAAGGCACACTGCCCCGATGATATTCCCAATGCCCGCTCCATTATTGGTGAAGATGTGATCGACTGGCTGTCGCTTATCCATGCAAATGTCTCCAAAGGAGGCACGCGCTGGATTATCCTTGAACAGGAAACCTACCCCGATGGAATGCGCCCTCTGGCAGCAGTACGCGCTTCCAAAGTAGGGTTGGATCACTACCTGGCGATCTATCGCACCCGACTGGAAAACGGTGGTCACTTTTTCCCCACCGAACCCTACAGACCGAAACCGTTACCAGTATTTTCCCAGGTGCGGGATCAGCTACCCCGCCCCGTGTTTGCACGCAGGCCGGACTATATCGAATTTTATTACCGTGCCTGGGAAATCGGCTTTGGGCATTTCACCCAACCAGTAACAGGCAGCCCGCTTGTGAAAAACTTTATCGACGAGGCCTTTAACGAAAATATCTTTTTGTGGGATATGAGTTTTTCCACCATGTGGGGTAATTATGCCCACCATCTGTTTCCGGCCATTGAAGGACTGGACAACTTTTATGCCCTTCAGATGCCAAACGGTGAAATCGTCCGGGAAATCGGCGAGAGCAACGGCCGGCTCGGTGTGAAAGGCTGGTCGGAGCCCGGCACCCCCGGTAACTTGAATCACCCCATGCTCGCCTGGGCCGAACTACGTGCCTACCGCATTACCGCCGACCGGACGCGCCTGGCACGCATCTATCCGGCATTACGGGCTTATCGCGAGAGTTACCAGCAGATCTACCATCCCGCTACCGGACTGTATCTCACCGACAAGGCTGCCATGGATGATTCACCGCGCAACGATACCCTGTTGGCAGGTGTAGATGTCTCTGCACAAATGGCCATCTTTGATCGCTGGTTGGCAGAGATGGCAGACATACTCGAGAAACCTTCTGAAGCCCTCTTCTACCTCCGGCGCGCAGCCCGCTATAGTGAATTCCTGAACAAAAAACTATGGGATGCACAGAGCGGTTTTTACTACGACTGGGGCAAAAACGGCAAACGCATGACCATGCGCACCATTGCCGCTTTTTGGCCCATGCTGGGCGGCATTTCCAGTGCAACCCAGGTCGAGCGGCTGATCCGGCATCTGAACGACGAGAAAAGCTTCAAAACCGCACACCGGGTGCCCACCCACCCAAAGGATGAAGCGGGTTACAGCGGCGACTACTGGGCCGGCGCCGTCTGGGCGCCCACCAATACCATGGTCATCTCGGGGCTGGAAAAATACGGGCACAGGGACCTGGCTCACGAAATCGCTCTCAACCACTTGAATGCCACTACTGAGGTGTACAAGCAGACGGGCACCGCATGGGAAAACTACTTCCCGGAAAAACCCCTCCGTGGCCGCAAGGCCAAACCGGATTTCATCGGCTGGTCCGGACTCGCCCCCATCACCTACCTGATCGAATACGCCATCGGCATCCGCATCGATGCACCCAACAATACCATCCACTGGTGGCCTCGGGAACTGGGCAGACACGGCATTGAAAATCTGCGCTATCGCACAGCCAGCGGACGCTGGAATAAGATCAGTCTGGTCGCCGCAGCCCGCAAACACAGCGATGCTGCGCTGCGATTCAGCGCCACATGTGAGCAGAGTTTCAACCTGGTGTTGCACGGCAAAAGCGGCACCGAGAAACACACTATTCACTGCACGCACCTCTGA
- a CDS encoding amidohydrolase family protein, which yields MKDKIALEEHISTIENNRYWDSESEGIRNGKEYMEYIERHLLDPFLRLDLMDQYGIELMILSLTSPGVQSFLNANEATEFAKRTNDLMAKQLLAGQSRFMGFATVALQDPTAAADELERAVTQLNMKGALINGYTNVEDDNTGQYLDEPPIWEFWERASKLNVPIYLHPREPLPTQIRNYENYGSLIGSAWGFAHETATHAIRLMLSGLFDKYPQLTVILGHLGEGLPFLLPRLQHRLHKQRNGAGLGQATKTVSEYFSQNFYITTSGHFHTKALVDSIAEIGIDRVMFSVDTPYEDVEEAATWFDDADISDNDRQKIGRENAVRLFSL from the coding sequence ATGAAAGACAAAATTGCGTTGGAAGAGCATATTTCAACAATCGAGAACAATCGTTATTGGGACTCTGAGAGTGAGGGCATACGTAATGGCAAGGAGTATATGGAGTATATAGAAAGGCATTTGCTAGATCCTTTTCTGCGCTTGGATCTTATGGATCAATATGGGATTGAATTGATGATTCTTTCCCTGACGTCACCTGGGGTTCAGTCATTTCTTAATGCAAATGAAGCTACGGAATTTGCAAAGCGTACTAACGATCTTATGGCAAAACAGTTATTAGCTGGTCAATCTCGGTTTATGGGATTTGCGACAGTAGCCTTACAAGATCCTACAGCTGCTGCAGATGAACTTGAACGTGCTGTTACCCAATTAAATATGAAAGGTGCGTTAATTAATGGTTATACCAATGTTGAGGATGATAATACAGGCCAGTATTTAGATGAACCGCCTATTTGGGAGTTTTGGGAGCGCGCCAGCAAGCTTAATGTTCCTATTTATCTTCACCCACGTGAGCCATTACCAACACAAATACGTAACTATGAAAATTACGGATCTTTGATCGGATCTGCGTGGGGTTTTGCTCATGAAACTGCAACTCATGCGATCCGTTTAATGTTAAGTGGTTTATTTGATAAGTATCCACAACTAACTGTGATTCTTGGTCACTTGGGAGAAGGTCTACCTTTTCTTTTGCCTCGGCTACAACACCGTTTACATAAACAGCGTAATGGTGCAGGTCTTGGCCAGGCAACGAAAACGGTAAGTGAATATTTCAGCCAAAATTTCTATATAACGACGAGTGGTCATTTTCATACAAAAGCACTTGTAGATTCCATAGCCGAAATTGGAATAGATAGAGTCATGTTTTCAGTAGATACACCTTATGAGGATGTAGAGGAGGCTGCTACTTGGTTTGATGATGCTGATATTAGCGATAATGATCGGCAAAAAATTGGACGTGAAAATGCTGTTAGACTTTTTTCTCTCTAA